One window from the genome of Streptomyces sp. NBC_00708 encodes:
- a CDS encoding efflux RND transporter permease subunit, which yields MSWLSRFSLAQRALIGLISIVALVFGAIAIPQLKQQLLPTIELPMVSVLAPYQGASPDVVEKQVVEPLENSIKAVDGVTGITSTASEGNAVIMASFDFGDEGTKQLVADIQQAVNRARVQLPEDVDPQVIAGSTDDIPTVVLAVTSDKDQQALADQLDRTVVPALEDIDGVGQVSVDGVRDLQISVTPDDRKLAAAGLNATALSQALQSGGATVPAGAFSEAGKSRTIQVGGAFTSLRQIEDLRVTGQNPASGKPGKPVRLGDIATVKQEAATADSLTRTNGRPSLAVMATMDKDGSAVAISDAVEDKLPGLRKDLGSGAELTVVSDQGPAVSKAISGLTTEGALGLLFAVIVILVFLASLRSTLVTAVSIPLSVVLALIVLWTRDLSLNMLTLGALTIAIGRVVDDSIVVLENIKRHLGYGEERQSAIITAVKEVAGAVTSSTLTTVAVFLPIGLVGGMVGELFGSFSLTVTAALLASLLVSLTVVPVLSYWFLRAPKGTAEDPEKARREAEEKEARSRLQRIYVPVLRFATRRRITSVVIAVAVLFGTFGMAPLLKTNFFDQGEQEVLTIKQKLTPGTSLAASDEAAKKVEKLLADDKGVKDYQVTVGSSGFMAAFGGGTGSNQASYQVTLKDSAEFEATQDRIEKGLAELDGIGDTTISAGDGFGSQDLSVVVKSADADTLKKASEQVRAEVAKLKDVTDVQSDLAQSVPRISVKANEKAADAGYTQATLGAAVAGAVRGTPSGKALMDDTERDVVVTSAHPATTMQELKDLPLGKVKLGTIADVKLVPGPVSMTRIDGQRAATITARPTGDNTGAVSTTLQNKIKALDLPEGATATIGGVSSDQDDAFKNLGLAMLAAIAIVFMLLVATFRSLIQPLILLVSIPFAATGAIGLLVVTGTPMGVPAMIGMLMLIGIVVTNAIVLIDLINQYRAQGLGVVEAVVEGGRHRLRPILMTALATIFALLPMALGVTGEGGFISQPLAVVVIGGLITSTLLTLLLVPTLYAMVELRKERRRKKKEAKRAAKAGAPAPVESQDSSSDEPEPAKA from the coding sequence ATGTCCTGGCTGTCCAGATTCAGCCTCGCGCAAAGGGCCCTGATCGGTCTGATCTCGATCGTCGCGCTCGTTTTCGGAGCGATCGCGATCCCGCAGCTCAAGCAGCAGCTGCTGCCCACCATCGAACTGCCGATGGTGTCGGTGCTCGCCCCCTACCAGGGCGCGTCCCCCGATGTGGTCGAGAAGCAGGTCGTCGAACCGCTCGAGAATTCCATCAAGGCCGTCGACGGCGTCACCGGCATCACGTCGACCGCCAGCGAGGGCAACGCCGTCATCATGGCGTCCTTCGACTTCGGTGACGAGGGCACCAAGCAGCTCGTCGCCGACATCCAGCAGGCCGTGAACCGGGCCCGCGTCCAGCTGCCCGAGGACGTCGACCCGCAGGTCATCGCCGGCTCGACGGACGACATCCCGACCGTCGTCCTCGCCGTCACCTCGGACAAGGACCAGCAGGCGCTCGCCGACCAGCTGGACCGCACCGTCGTCCCCGCCCTGGAGGACATCGACGGCGTCGGCCAGGTCTCCGTCGACGGTGTGCGGGACCTCCAGATCTCCGTCACCCCGGACGACAGGAAGCTCGCCGCCGCCGGACTCAATGCCACCGCGCTCTCCCAGGCGCTCCAGTCGGGCGGCGCGACCGTCCCGGCGGGCGCCTTCTCCGAGGCGGGGAAGAGCCGCACCATCCAGGTCGGCGGGGCCTTCACCTCGCTGCGGCAGATCGAGGACCTGCGGGTCACCGGCCAGAACCCGGCCTCCGGCAAGCCCGGCAAGCCGGTCCGCCTCGGTGACATCGCGACGGTGAAGCAGGAGGCCGCCACCGCGGACTCCCTCACCCGCACCAACGGCCGCCCGAGCCTCGCCGTCATGGCGACGATGGACAAGGACGGCAGCGCCGTCGCCATCTCGGACGCCGTCGAGGACAAGCTCCCCGGCCTGCGCAAGGACCTCGGCTCCGGCGCCGAGCTGACCGTCGTCTCCGACCAGGGCCCGGCCGTCTCCAAGGCGATCTCCGGCCTGACCACCGAGGGCGCGCTCGGCCTGCTCTTCGCGGTCATCGTGATCCTGGTCTTCCTGGCCTCGCTGCGCTCCACCCTGGTCACCGCGGTCTCGATCCCGCTCTCCGTGGTCCTCGCGCTGATCGTGCTCTGGACCCGTGACCTGTCGCTCAACATGCTGACCCTGGGCGCGCTCACCATCGCGATCGGCCGGGTCGTCGACGACTCGATCGTCGTCCTGGAGAACATCAAGCGCCACCTCGGCTACGGCGAGGAGCGGCAGTCCGCGATCATCACCGCGGTCAAGGAGGTGGCCGGCGCGGTCACCTCGTCGACCCTCACCACCGTCGCCGTCTTCCTGCCGATCGGGCTCGTCGGCGGCATGGTCGGCGAGCTGTTCGGCTCGTTCTCGCTGACGGTCACCGCGGCCCTGCTCGCCTCGCTGCTCGTCTCGCTGACCGTCGTCCCCGTCCTGTCGTACTGGTTCCTGCGCGCCCCCAAGGGCACCGCCGAGGACCCGGAGAAGGCGCGGCGCGAGGCCGAGGAGAAGGAGGCCCGCAGCCGGCTCCAGCGGATCTACGTCCCGGTGCTGCGCTTCGCCACCCGGCGCCGCATCACCAGTGTCGTCATCGCCGTCGCCGTCCTGTTCGGCACCTTCGGCATGGCCCCGCTGCTGAAGACCAACTTCTTCGACCAGGGTGAGCAGGAAGTCCTCACCATCAAGCAGAAGCTGACCCCGGGCACCAGCCTCGCGGCCTCCGACGAGGCGGCCAAGAAGGTCGAGAAGCTCCTCGCCGACGACAAGGGCGTCAAGGACTACCAGGTCACGGTCGGTTCGTCCGGCTTCATGGCCGCCTTCGGCGGCGGCACGGGCTCCAACCAGGCCTCCTACCAGGTCACCCTGAAGGACTCCGCCGAGTTCGAGGCCACCCAGGACCGCATCGAGAAGGGCCTCGCCGAGCTCGACGGCATCGGTGACACCACCATCAGCGCGGGCGACGGCTTCGGCAGCCAGGACCTGAGCGTCGTCGTGAAGTCGGCCGACGCGGACACCCTGAAGAAGGCCTCCGAGCAGGTCCGCGCCGAGGTCGCCAAGCTCAAGGACGTCACCGACGTCCAGAGCGACCTGGCGCAGAGCGTCCCGCGGATCTCGGTCAAGGCCAACGAGAAGGCCGCCGACGCCGGTTACACCCAGGCCACGCTGGGCGCGGCCGTCGCCGGAGCGGTGCGCGGCACCCCGTCCGGCAAGGCGCTCATGGACGACACCGAGCGCGATGTCGTCGTCACGTCGGCCCACCCGGCCACCACCATGCAGGAGCTGAAGGACCTTCCGCTCGGCAAGGTGAAGCTCGGCACCATCGCCGACGTGAAGCTGGTCCCCGGACCGGTCTCGATGACCCGGATCGACGGCCAGCGCGCCGCCACCATCACCGCCCGGCCCACCGGTGACAACACCGGCGCGGTCAGCACCACGCTCCAGAACAAGATCAAGGCCCTGGACCTCCCGGAGGGCGCCACCGCCACCATCGGCGGTGTCTCGTCGGACCAGGACGACGCCTTCAAGAACCTGGGCCTGGCCATGCTGGCGGCCATCGCGATCGTCTTCATGCTGCTGGTCGCCACCTTCCGGTCGCTGATCCAGCCGCTGATCCTGCTGGTCTCCATCCCGTTCGCCGCCACCGGCGCGATCGGTCTGCTCGTCGTCACCGGCACCCCGATGGGCGTCCCGGCGATGATCGGCATGCTGATGCTGATCGGCATCGTGGTGACCAACGCGATCGTGCTGATCGACCTCATCAACCAGTACCGGGCCCAGGGCCTGGGCGTCGTCGAAGCGGTCGTCGAGGGTGGCCGCCACCGTCTGCGCCCGATCCTCATGACGGCCCTGGCGACGATCTTCGCCCTGCTCCCGATGGCGCTCGGCGTCACCGGCGAGGGCGGCTTCATCTCGCAGCCGCTGGCCGTCGTCGTCATCGGCGGCCTGATCACCTCGACGCTGCTGACGCTGCTCCTGGTGCCGACGCTGTACGCGATGGTGGAGCTCCGCAAGGAACGCCGCCGCAAGAAGAAGGAAGCGAAGCGCGCCGCGAAGGCCGGCGCCCCGGCCCCGGTGGAGTCGCAGGACTCCTCCTCCGACGAGCCGGAGCCGGCGAAGGCCTGA
- a CDS encoding PspA/IM30 family protein, with protein sequence MKRMGMIFRAKANKALDRAEDPRETLDYSYQKQLELLQKVRRGVADVATSRKRLELQLNQLQGQSSKLEDQGRKALALGREDLAREALSRRAALQQQVTDLETQHTTLQGEEEKLTLAAQRLQAKVDAFRTKKETIKATYTAAQAQTRIGEAFSGISEEMGDVGLAIQRAEDKTQQLQARAGAIDELLASGALDDPTGTAKDDIAAELDRISGGTDVELELQRMKAELAGGSSSQQAIEGGRQDGVQQNDQSHKFDKN encoded by the coding sequence ATGAAGCGTATGGGGATGATCTTCCGCGCGAAGGCAAACAAGGCCCTTGACCGGGCCGAGGATCCGCGCGAGACCCTCGATTACTCGTACCAGAAGCAGCTGGAGCTGCTTCAGAAGGTACGCCGCGGTGTCGCCGATGTGGCGACCTCGCGCAAGCGGCTGGAGCTGCAGCTGAACCAGCTGCAGGGCCAGTCCTCGAAGCTGGAGGACCAGGGCCGCAAGGCGCTCGCGCTCGGTCGTGAGGACCTGGCGCGCGAGGCGCTGTCGCGCCGCGCCGCCCTTCAGCAGCAGGTCACCGACCTGGAGACGCAGCACACCACGCTGCAGGGCGAGGAGGAGAAGCTCACCCTGGCGGCCCAGCGGCTGCAGGCCAAGGTGGACGCCTTCCGGACGAAGAAGGAGACCATCAAGGCCACCTACACGGCGGCCCAGGCACAGACCCGGATCGGTGAGGCCTTTTCCGGCATCTCCGAGGAGATGGGCGACGTCGGCCTGGCGATCCAGCGGGCCGAGGACAAGACGCAGCAGCTCCAGGCCCGCGCGGGTGCGATCGACGAGCTGCTCGCCTCCGGCGCCCTCGACGACCCGACCGGCACGGCGAAGGACGACATCGCCGCCGAGCTGGACCGGATCTCCGGTGGTACGGATGTGGAGCTGGAACTGCAGCGCATGAAGGCCGAACTGGCCGGCGGCTCCTCCTCGCAGCAGGCGATCGAGGGCGGCCGGCAGGACGGCGTGCAGCAGAACGACCAGTCGCACAAATTCGACAAGAACTGA
- a CDS encoding DUF3043 domain-containing protein, producing MFRSRSKEEKAPTGKVTADLSKTPRDPQAPKGRPTPKRSEAQTQRRRASSGAPLDRKEAMKRQREARRVDMAKQREALASGDERYLPARDKGPVRRFVRDFVDSRFCIAEYFLPLAVVILILSVIQVQGIQSISLLLWLIVIVLIVIDSIGLAFRLRKQLNTRFPDTPKRGAVAYGLMRTLQMRRLRLPKPQVKRGERP from the coding sequence GTGTTCCGTAGCCGCTCCAAGGAAGAGAAGGCCCCCACCGGCAAGGTGACGGCGGACCTCTCCAAGACGCCCCGCGACCCGCAGGCTCCCAAGGGTCGCCCCACCCCCAAGCGCAGTGAGGCCCAGACGCAGCGCCGTCGCGCCTCCAGTGGTGCGCCGCTCGACCGCAAGGAGGCCATGAAGCGCCAGCGCGAAGCGCGGCGCGTGGACATGGCCAAGCAGCGGGAGGCGCTCGCCAGTGGCGACGAGCGCTATCTGCCGGCGCGCGACAAGGGGCCGGTGCGCCGCTTCGTCCGCGACTTCGTGGACTCGCGCTTCTGCATCGCGGAGTACTTCCTGCCGCTCGCCGTGGTCATCCTGATCCTCAGCGTGATCCAGGTGCAGGGCATCCAGAGCATCTCACTGCTGCTGTGGCTGATCGTGATCGTGCTGATCGTGATCGACTCGATCGGGCTCGCGTTCCGGCTGCGCAAGCAGCTGAACACGCGGTTCCCGGACACCCCGAAGCGCGGCGCGGTCGCCTACGGCCTGATGCGTACGCTCCAGATGCGCCGGCTTCGTCTGCCGAAGCCGCAGGTCAAGCGCGGAGAGCGGCCCTGA
- a CDS encoding sensor histidine kinase: protein MTTLGTGVLRIRHWLRGHPLALDGALALAVLVAMIFASFVDPGGHDGPTFGTRTPAASSLLLMLLSALALIRRRREPMAVLAVTGALTVVELVTADPPAPVVMSAVIALYTVAARTDRPTTWRVGLLTMAALTAAAMLFGSPPWYSQENLGVFAWTGMAGAAGDAVRSRRAFVDAIRERAERAERTREEEARRRVAEERLRIARDLHDVVAHHIALVNVQAGVAAHVMDKRPDQAKQALAHVREASRSALNELRATVGLLRQSGDPEAPTEPAPGLAVLGQLVESVRQAGLPVEVACAAEGEPPLPSAVDLAAYRVIQEALTNVRKHAGPGARAEVSVVRVGATAEVMILDNGLGDTGGTGSAAPGGGHGLLGMRERVTALGGTLTAGPRYGGGFRVHAILPVEARAQEPGRPGAADRTGENA from the coding sequence GTGACCACCCTCGGAACCGGGGTCCTGCGCATCCGCCACTGGCTGCGCGGCCATCCCCTCGCGCTGGACGGCGCGCTCGCCCTGGCCGTGCTCGTGGCCATGATCTTCGCGTCGTTCGTCGACCCGGGCGGGCACGACGGGCCCACCTTCGGCACCCGCACCCCCGCCGCGAGCAGCCTGCTGCTGATGCTGCTGAGCGCCCTGGCCCTGATCCGCCGGCGCCGCGAGCCCATGGCGGTGCTCGCCGTCACCGGGGCGCTGACCGTCGTCGAGCTGGTCACGGCCGACCCGCCTGCCCCCGTGGTGATGAGCGCGGTCATCGCGCTGTACACCGTCGCCGCCCGCACCGACCGGCCCACCACCTGGCGGGTCGGGCTGCTCACGATGGCCGCGCTGACCGCCGCGGCGATGCTCTTCGGCTCGCCGCCCTGGTACAGCCAGGAGAACCTGGGCGTCTTCGCCTGGACCGGGATGGCCGGGGCCGCGGGCGACGCGGTCCGCTCCCGCCGCGCGTTCGTCGATGCGATCAGGGAGCGCGCCGAACGGGCCGAACGGACCCGCGAGGAGGAGGCCCGCCGCCGGGTCGCCGAGGAACGGCTGCGCATCGCCCGCGATCTGCACGACGTCGTCGCCCACCACATCGCCCTGGTCAACGTGCAGGCCGGGGTCGCCGCCCACGTCATGGACAAGCGCCCCGACCAGGCCAAACAGGCCCTCGCCCACGTCCGCGAGGCGAGCCGCTCCGCGCTCAACGAGCTACGGGCCACCGTCGGCCTGCTGCGCCAGTCCGGCGACCCGGAGGCCCCCACCGAACCGGCCCCCGGCCTCGCGGTCCTCGGCCAGCTCGTGGAGAGCGTCCGCCAGGCGGGGCTGCCCGTCGAGGTGGCCTGCGCCGCCGAGGGCGAGCCGCCGCTGCCCTCCGCCGTCGACCTGGCCGCGTACCGGGTGATCCAGGAGGCCCTGACCAACGTCCGTAAGCACGCCGGTCCGGGCGCCAGGGCCGAGGTGAGCGTCGTACGGGTCGGAGCCACCGCCGAGGTCATGATCCTGGACAACGGCCTCGGCGACACCGGCGGGACCGGGTCCGCGGCACCCGGCGGCGGCCACGGCCTGCTCGGGATGCGCGAACGCGTCACCGCGCTCGGCGGCACCCTCACCGCCGGTCCCCGCTACGGGGGCGGATTCCGCGTCCATGCGATCCTGCCCGTCGAGGCCCGCGCGCAGGAGCCCGGTCGGCCGGGCGCGGCGGACCGGACGGGGGAGAACGCATGA
- a CDS encoding methyltransferase domain-containing protein, with the protein MRQELVARQLDEQIATRFPVGQRLRILDVGMGQGTQALRLARAGHTVTGLESDAEMLRTAREALGGEPAGIRERVRLIEGNGQDTGVHFLPGSFDVVLCHGVLMYVQEPDAMVAGLARMLAPGGLLSLLVRNADALAMRPGMAGDWDGALTAFDTDRYTNRLGLSVRADRLDALTATLASIAAPLHAWYGVRIFTDNVSNDVELPPAAELERVLAAEDRAGRTDPYRGVAALLHLCGVRG; encoded by the coding sequence GTGCGCCAGGAGCTGGTCGCCCGGCAGCTGGACGAGCAGATCGCGACGCGCTTCCCGGTGGGGCAGCGGCTGCGCATCCTGGACGTCGGCATGGGCCAGGGGACGCAGGCGCTGCGTCTCGCCCGCGCCGGCCACACCGTGACGGGCCTGGAGTCCGACGCGGAGATGCTGCGGACCGCCCGTGAGGCGCTGGGCGGCGAGCCGGCCGGCATCCGCGAGCGGGTGCGGCTCATCGAGGGCAACGGCCAGGACACCGGGGTCCACTTCCTTCCCGGCAGTTTCGACGTGGTGCTCTGCCACGGCGTGCTGATGTACGTCCAGGAGCCGGACGCCATGGTGGCCGGTCTGGCCAGGATGCTGGCGCCGGGCGGGCTGCTGTCCCTGCTCGTGCGGAATGCGGACGCGCTGGCGATGCGGCCGGGCATGGCCGGGGACTGGGACGGGGCGCTGACCGCGTTCGACACCGACCGGTACACCAACCGGCTCGGGCTGTCCGTACGCGCGGACCGGCTCGACGCCCTGACGGCGACGCTCGCCTCGATCGCGGCGCCGCTGCACGCCTGGTACGGGGTGCGGATCTTCACGGACAACGTGAGCAATGACGTGGAGCTGCCGCCGGCCGCGGAGCTGGAGCGGGTGCTCGCCGCGGAGGACCGGGCGGGGCGGACGGATCCGTACCGCGGGGTGGCGGCGCTGCTGCATCTGTGCGGCGTACGGGGCTGA
- a CDS encoding response regulator transcription factor: MTPAIKVLLVDDQALLRSAFRVLVDSEPDMRVVGEAADGAQAVEVARTERPDVVLMDIRMPGTDGLTATRMISADPDLADVRVVMLTTFEVDEYVVQSLRAGASGFLGKGAEPDELLNAIRIAAGGEALLSPAATKGLIATFLAQGGSGAGDGPGAAAYSERLAALTTREREVLVLVAGGLSNDEIAERLVVSPLTVKTHVNRAMAKLGARDRAQLVVTAYESGLVRPRVE; encoded by the coding sequence ATGACACCGGCCATCAAGGTCCTGCTCGTCGACGACCAGGCGCTGCTGCGCAGCGCGTTCCGGGTGCTGGTCGACTCGGAGCCCGACATGCGGGTGGTGGGGGAGGCGGCGGACGGGGCTCAGGCCGTCGAGGTGGCCCGGACCGAGCGGCCCGACGTGGTGCTGATGGACATCCGGATGCCGGGCACCGACGGACTGACCGCCACCAGGATGATCAGCGCCGACCCGGATCTCGCGGACGTCCGGGTGGTCATGCTCACCACCTTCGAGGTGGACGAGTACGTGGTGCAGTCGCTGCGGGCCGGGGCCTCGGGCTTCCTCGGCAAGGGCGCCGAACCGGACGAACTCCTCAACGCCATCCGGATCGCCGCGGGGGGCGAGGCGCTGCTCTCGCCGGCCGCGACCAAGGGCCTGATCGCCACGTTCCTCGCACAGGGCGGGAGCGGGGCCGGCGACGGGCCGGGCGCGGCCGCGTACTCCGAGCGGCTGGCGGCCCTCACCACACGGGAGCGCGAGGTGCTGGTCCTGGTCGCGGGCGGGCTGTCCAACGACGAGATCGCCGAGCGCCTGGTCGTCAGCCCACTCACCGTCAAGACCCATGTGAACAGGGCGATGGCGAAACTGGGCGCCCGGGACCGGGCACAACTGGTGGTAACTGCGTACGAATCGGGCCTGGTACGCCCCAGGGTGGAGTGA